A segment of the Siphonobacter curvatus genome:
CAAAAGGGCTCCATAAAAACTTTGATACTGTCCTTTCTGAATGGATCGGTCCATCAAGGCGTACGTAAAGCTACCATTGGCAAGCAACTTGAATTTAATGTCTTTCGGTTTCCAGGCATTGGAGGCAGACTCAAGGATGAACCCGATGTATTCGTTAGCAGGGGTCTTCTTTAAACCAACTTTGTATCCTGGCATCGTATAAATGCCTTCCACACTGTCCGGTGTGGTTTGGAGATCTTTCTCAAATTCCTTTAAATCAATCGTCAGCTTCTCGCTAAATGTAGTAGTAGCTGCTACGAAGGGCGTGCCATTCGCTCCCACCCAGAGATGTGGATCTTTGAAAAAATCTGTATAGGTTTTCAATACACTCGGGCAGCCCTTCGCATCTCTACCCTTTGCCTGTTTATGAAGCGTTTGCTTGAGGCTTTGATAGAGGGAAGTGTCTTTGGTTTTACTTGAAAAGCCGGGGTATTCGCGTTCTACTTTGAGCACCAGTTTTTGCAAAGCTTGCGTACAGGGGCACTGGAGGGGTTGAGCTTGGAGGGGTAGGACAAGTAGTACGAAAAAGGCAGACAGGTAAAGTAATGGTTTCATTGGGATACAAATCAGTTGTCGGGCAAAGGTAGGGGGGGCTGACTCGCTGAAATTGTAAAAATGGAAACACTTAGATAAAGAGCCAAAGGCATTCCTGATCGGTATCTACCTTCTTAAAGAAAGTATAAGGACTGACAGAAGTAAATTGCTTGAAATCTTTGATGAGGTGGGACTGATCGTAAAACAAGCTTTCGTGAGAGAGCTCCGTTAAACTTTTCATATTTTTTTGTTTCGCTATAGCTGCTCTAAAGCGATGAATCTTACGATATTCTACCGGGGATTTACCGACTACTTTGCTAAAGAGCTTACTGAGGTACTGCCTTGAAAAGCCATTTTTATGAGCGATGCCCTCTATTCTTTCTTCGGATTCAAGAGCCAAGATAACCTCTTTGATGGGTGGAAATTCTTTGATCTGTAGCTTTGAAAGCCAATACGCTTCCAACTTTTTTCGCTGAAGTATTCGATCTGAAGTCGAAAGAATCTCGGTCATGTTGGGAATGAAATCAGGAAAGGGATTAAAATCAAGGGCGGTATTTTGTTCAAAAAGCGTATGCGGATCCTTAATGAACTGATTGATTCCCAGAGGCTTAAAATAAATGGTTACTTCGAGTATGGGTCCATCGTAAAGCACTTCAATGGGCGTCGTATAACGAGAAACAAAGTTGGAGAGAACCGTTGGCTGAGCAGAGTGTCTAACGAAGAGTTTATTTTCTCCCATTTCGATAGCTACGTCCTGGCTTACGGAAACAATGAAAAAATTGTTAGGGAAGGTCCAATAATGAAGATTACTGGCATGTTCACTAGGGGAAATAAAGTAATACCCCTCGATATAGGGACTTAAGGCTTCTAACGTAGGTCTATAGAATTCCAGGTTCATGGGATCTCGTGTAAAGCTTGATCATAGGTAAATGCACTTGCAAAAAAGAACTAAATAAAGATTCAAGCAACGTTAGGAGATGCACCAACTAAAATTCAGATGCGTCGGCTCAGCGTGACCCGGTCACGCTGAGCTAGCAATGGGCGATAAAGAGATATTTGCCGTATCGCGTAGTATCTATAACGTATGCTACTGCTGGCCTTAGCGAATTCAAGATAATTTACGATGATGCGTACGGATGAGAGGTGGCTAGGCATGCCTAAAAGGGAGTGGTTTGTGCGTTTCTTTTTTGAATATCATCTTCAGTTCTGGGAAGAAAAATGGTATGTAGGTTTTGTTGGGCTTCGGTCTGTACCTGTTCGATAAACGGGAGAAAGATTTGATTATACGCCTGAAACGCTACCTCAATGTTTCCCTCGTGTTTTTGTAAGGCATCGGCTAAAGCGGCAGCACCACTGATGGCCAGGGAGCCCCCCATACCCGCCGCCGGAGAAGCACAATAAGCGGCATCGCCCACTAGGGCCACCCGGCCCTTGGTCCAGGAGGGCATTTTAATTTGGTAGAATTCAACGAAATAAAAATTATCCGACTGCTGCATTTCGTCTAATAGCTCGGCAGTTCGCCAGCTTTCGCCCGCAAACTGCTCAAGAATCAGTTGCCTTTGCTGTACTTTATTGCGGTAATCATAGGGGATCTCTTGATCGGAAACAAAGCTAAAAATAACGTCCGTTTTATTCTGGTAGGCATTTAGAGTAATGGATTTGCCCGGTACTCTATAAAGCTGCATGGTGCCTGGTTTGATCAGTAGTTTATTTAAAATCGTGAGTGAAGCATACGCATTTAAAAAATGGGCATAGTCCGCTTCCTTACCAAACCAAAGCTTTCTTACCCCCGAATGAACCCCATCGCAACCAATCACCAGATGAAAAGTACGTTGTAAACCAGTTCTAAATTCTACGTCTATCCCTTCTGTATGCTCTCGCAAGGCTGTAATGCTGTCGTCAAACAGAAAGGTAACGTCCGTTGATAACGCTTTGAAGAGAATATCAATTAATACTTCGCGTTCAATCTCTATCTCATCAGAATCAATACCCTCCATTTGGATGAAGCCTTCCGTACCATCGTTCGCATTCTTGAACTCGACCCGGTCAACGTGTAAGCGTTGTTTGCTTAATTCATCAAACAGCCCCATGCGTTTCACTACGTCTATTGTAGCACCTTTCAAGTCTACGGCAGCTCCATTAACTCGGGGTTGCGGGGCTATTTCAACTACGGTTACCCGATACCCTAATTGATTCATCCACCAGGCTGTACTAAGTCCGGCTATACTAGCACCCGAAATGAGCACTTCTTGTCCTTTTATTGAGTCCATGATTTGTATGATTTTCAATGGCTCAAAGGAACGTAGACAACTCAGGGTAATAAATGCCAGGACCGGGTAAGTATTGGACTAATCGCGGCTTTTAGCTCGAAAGGCTAAGGCACTTAGGCCCGTAACTTTGGTAAAAAGCCGGGAAAAATAAGGGTAATCGTCGAAGCCTAAGGTAGCGGCAATTTCTTTCACCGATTGATCGGAGTGATAGAGCAAGCGTTTTGCTTCTAAAATGATGCGTTGCTGGATATGATGAGAAACGGACTGGCCAGTCGTATTTTTAACGCATTCGTTGAGATAAGCGGTTGAAAGATGTAATTGCTGAGCGTAGGCTGCCGGACGTTTGCCGGTCGTATAATTCCTTTCTAGCAGCTCCCTAAAAGCTTTGGTTATCATTTCACATCGCGAAAGCTTAGGGGTGGTTTGGGTTTGCTCTAAATAAGTGGCAAGAATCAGAGCAATCAGGGCGTTACAACTATCCTTTAGGATAGAGTGCCGTAAGGGATCAGCCTTCCGTTTAAAAACGTTCAGGCAAAGGGCTACTGCCTGAGCAATGAGAGTTAAGGGTTCGGGTGCTAGGACTAAGGGCTTCAGCGGGGCGAGATGTTCTAAGCGATTCAAATACTCCGCGTTCAGATTTTCATTGGTAATAGCCAAACTGACGACGGTTACCTGACCAAGAGCTGTAGTCCGGTGTACCTGATTAGGATGGATGTAAATGACTGACGAGGGTTCCATTTGGTAGTGTTGGAAATCAACGTCAATATAAACGGTTCCCTCTTCCAGTAAGTGAAAGGTATGGGTGTTGTGGCGGTGTGCGAATCGACCTTCTTCAACAATACTGGGGTCATGTAAGGGAGGTAAATACGGGAAGGTTATTTTTTCAATGGAGATTCCCGTATCCCGCTCGTCCGTCATCGTATTAACTGGTATGAGTTTCGTTTTTTTAGTCATGGGGTTGCATTTCTTGGGGAAGACCAGAAAGGCTCTTCATTTTTCAATAATATAGACGGCCCTGTTTTTAGACGTACCACTCCCGGTCTGTTTTACGATAGTGATACCTCACCAAACTTTTTCAACCAATCAAGAAACTCACGATCTGGTGATCCGCATTAATTTTCTAAATATATCAGGATAGGAACGAAAAGGTAGACCGGTTATACCTATTCTCCCGTCCATCGGCAATCAGGAATTCGTACTGCCGAAAAGCCGCTTGCCTACTACCCAGCATTAGGTAGTAGGCAAATAGAGTAAATTCGTTGTGTATGCGAAGAGTGTTTTACGTAAGAAGCTTCGTGAGGCAGGCGACTAGTTTACTGCTCGGCCAGCAGAGGGGCTTTCCCTACAAAGTCGTTACTGGTTAAGGCGTCAACCATAAATCGAGCCAGCTGCTGGCGACTGATGGTAAAGGGGGAAGGGGTCTGCCC
Coding sequences within it:
- a CDS encoding helix-turn-helix domain-containing protein, which translates into the protein MGENKLFVRHSAQPTVLSNFVSRYTTPIEVLYDGPILEVTIYFKPLGINQFIKDPHTLFEQNTALDFNPFPDFIPNMTEILSTSDRILQRKKLEAYWLSKLQIKEFPPIKEVILALESEERIEGIAHKNGFSRQYLSKLFSKVVGKSPVEYRKIHRFRAAIAKQKNMKSLTELSHESLFYDQSHLIKDFKQFTSVSPYTFFKKVDTDQECLWLFI
- a CDS encoding FAD-dependent monooxygenase; this translates as MDSIKGQEVLISGASIAGLSTAWWMNQLGYRVTVVEIAPQPRVNGAAVDLKGATIDVVKRMGLFDELSKQRLHVDRVEFKNANDGTEGFIQMEGIDSDEIEIEREVLIDILFKALSTDVTFLFDDSITALREHTEGIDVEFRTGLQRTFHLVIGCDGVHSGVRKLWFGKEADYAHFLNAYASLTILNKLLIKPGTMQLYRVPGKSITLNAYQNKTDVIFSFVSDQEIPYDYRNKVQQRQLILEQFAGESWRTAELLDEMQQSDNFYFVEFYQIKMPSWTKGRVALVGDAAYCASPAAGMGGSLAISGAAALADALQKHEGNIEVAFQAYNQIFLPFIEQVQTEAQQNLHTIFLPRTEDDIQKRNAQTTPF
- a CDS encoding helix-turn-helix domain-containing protein, with amino-acid sequence MTKKTKLIPVNTMTDERDTGISIEKITFPYLPPLHDPSIVEEGRFAHRHNTHTFHLLEEGTVYIDVDFQHYQMEPSSVIYIHPNQVHRTTALGQVTVVSLAITNENLNAEYLNRLEHLAPLKPLVLAPEPLTLIAQAVALCLNVFKRKADPLRHSILKDSCNALIALILATYLEQTQTTPKLSRCEMITKAFRELLERNYTTGKRPAAYAQQLHLSTAYLNECVKNTTGQSVSHHIQQRIILEAKRLLYHSDQSVKEIAATLGFDDYPYFSRLFTKVTGLSALAFRAKSRD